The stretch of DNA acaaaatgggaattgacacagttactttttgctgatgatactgtgcttatgggagattcaaaagaaaaattgcaaaggttagtggatgagtttgggagtgtgtgtaaaggtagaaagttgaaagtgaacatagaaaagagtaaggtgatgagatttagataaagaaaaattggatattaaattggggaggagtatggaagaagtgaatgttttcagatacttgggagttgatgtgtcggtggatggatttgtgaaggatgaggctaatcatagaattgatgagggaaaaaaggcgagtggtgcattgaggtatatgtggagacaaaaaacattatctatggaggcaaagaagggaatgcatgaaagtatagtagtaccaacactcttatatgggtgtgaagtttgggttgtgaatgcagcagcgaggaagcggttggaggcagtggagatgtcctgtctaagggcaatgtgtggtgtaaatattatgcagaaaattcggagtgtagaaattaggagaaggtgtggagttaataaaagtattagtcagagggctgaagaggggttgttgaggtggtctggtcattgagagaatggatcaaagtagaatgacatggagagcgtataaatctatagggaaaggaaggcggggtagggatcatcctcgaaaaggttggaagaaaggggtaagggaggttttgtgggcgaggggcttggacttccagcaggcgtgcatgagcgtgttcgataggagtgaatggagacaaatggtatttgggacctgacgatctgttggagtgtgaacagggtaatatttagtgaagggattcagggaaaccggttatttttaatagtcggacttgagtcctggaaatgggaagtacaatgcctgcactctaaaggaggggtttgagatattgacagtttggagggatatatggtgtatctttatacgtatatgcttctaaactgttgtattctgagcacctctgcaaaaacagtgattatgtgtgaatgaggtgaaagtgttgaatgatgaaagtattttctttttggggattttctttcttttcgggtcaccctgcctcggtgggagacggccgacttgttaaaaaaaaattcaatttaCTGGTATAGTAAAAGTACTGCAGTATTCCATCTCTTGTTAAATTGAATTACTTCATTATTTTATCAAATAATAgagttaaactttttttttttcaagaagtcggccgtctcccaccgaggcagggtgacccaaaaaagaaagaaaatccccaaaaagaaaatactttcatcattcaacactttcaccacactcacacactatcactgtttttgcagaggtgctcagaacacaacagtttagaagcatacacatataaagatacacaacatatccctccaaactgccaaacaTGTTTAAGATTAATTAAGTCCCCTTATATTTTATAAGTAGGTCAAGTTGCAGTGGTTATCGTTGGCAAGGTTAGGCAGCACATACTTAGTACATTTCagtaatatataaaataatgtgctgtataatcctacaggtttagcgcttcccccttgattataataatgatacaaAATAGCGTACTTGGTTCTAGTTCTGAACTAAGTTTGCTACTTCttgcttttttttctcttttgaaATTAACTTCATTAACGTGAACTTTGTCAGAAGGGTATCTTTCAGTTTCTGAATACAGTAATAGATGTCAGTTAGGGAAAGTAGATTGTGGGTCAGTCAGCCCGACAAGGCAGTGGTACGATAGGTGGTCAGTAAATATAAGGGAACCAGATGCATGCCTCTGTAAGGCATTGAGGGATGAGTTAGGAAGTTATCACTGATGCAAGTCATTAAATCTTAGCAAGTATGAATCGTGATTCACTAAAAAGTACATTTTGGCCTACAGGGAAGGTCTCCAGGGAGCTACAGTGATCCTGAAGACCCTAGGAGCTGGCTTCCACATTGCTGCTCCAGGTGTTCACACTGTGTCCCTGGTAAGTATCAACTCTCCAGGGAGATTAGGGGCATTTACAGGTTTTCTGATAATTATACATGTGTGTACTGGCCCTGGTGATTGTTACTGTATATTCAAGGGTAAGTGGTAAACCTGTAGGTATGATGCAGcacatggggaatgggaggtaatcaggtttgtaGCAAGGACTGGGAAGACGAGtacaatttcttgaatcaagagcccctcgcccaTGACTCAGGAAATTAACCCTGTTCTTAAGACATTATGTTGATTAAATTATTTACATTTTTAACACCCAGCATTGTAAGAGCCTCTTTTCTCTTGAGACCTTTCCTCACCAGCGTGACCACTCTCGCCTCCTGGAGCACTCTATGAACCTGGCATCATATGCTCACCACCGCGGCTACCAGGTCGTCGACACTTTCAACATGACTGCAGCCCGCTATAGACACTTTCTCCAGGGAAAGTGTGCCTGCCATTTTCACCAGGTGAGTTACAGGTACTGCTGAGAGTGGAGGATGTAGGAAACAGTGGGGGGTTTGAACAGCCATGattcttattattataatcaaataaagggctaaaccgacaagggtcatgcagcactgaATAGCCATGAAACCATAGTACGTAATTAGTTTATTTAAAAGCAACTCATTGAGGTGCCAAATAGTCTAGTTCTTtatcattatattcatgggaaactGCTAGatctgtaagggtcatacagcacctgggaaataggttattattataatcagaaagaggcactaaaccacaagggttatacagtacagcagggcagggaaggatgcaggggtaatgGGTAGTAAGAGGgaaagggatgattattaggttatgaagtgttgcggggcagtggatagtgcaggggtagagagtAGCTAGAGATTAAGGTGGAAAGGGCTAAGAGTGCCAGagacatcatcatcagagtttgtttcgtaaatcagttgctgtcaaaaaggcaATGAGAGAGTGGATTAAAGGGGAAATAAGAGATGATCACGTTTATTTCAAATGAGAGGTTATCTCCAATTCCTTGAAGGATCCAGGTCAGCAGAGAGTGAGATATATTAGAAGGTAGTCATGCCATTGCCATACCATTGGCTGGCTTCAAGTTTTTCAAACATTGACCGAGGGGGAAATGTATGCAGCATAGCATCATGGTCCCCACCTCTTAGATTGGAAACTACTGATCTAGTGTATACCACATACTACTCAAAAACTAAAAAAGTACTTAATGTCCCTGTGGTTCAGTTGCCATCTGACTGGCCCCTGGCCTTCATGTACACGCCTGTTCCTGTGCACTAATTAGTGTTTTCTCAGTCCAGTCCTCTGAGTTTTGGCACcagtcttcaatttttttttttcattaattttaatcaGGGGTGAAGTGCTTAACCAGCAGGGGATCATAGTGCCTGGGGTTTTGAGCCATTGAAGGGGAGGACAAGTAGTTCCTTAGAATCTTTGTTTTGCTATGCTTGATCAAACATGGACTCTGCTGACATTGTATATGCTAGGATGAATACAATTTGTAGGTTAGCTAGTTTTGCAGGTACTGCAGAGGCTTATGATTGCTAGGTACTTactgattattttattattattaatgaagaaGTGCAAAACCTGTAGaggttattataatcataactaagtgcaaAACCCATAAGGATCATACAGATGTAGCAGTCATGCATGGGAAGTAATCAAATTtagtccaaggaaggggagggtatctTTCATTCCTTACATAAGAGACCTTTACCAATCAAAGGGAGTTCTGATGCTATGCTTGCTCCCAGATTTTGCTCCTTTCATGGTTTCTGCAGTATCTTGCCTTCCATAATATATTTCTTGTTTGATCATCTTACTTAATTTTCATTACTTGCAAATCTCAGAATTTTATTTAAGTAGCAGCATCAGGTGGGTTAGCCATATCAGATGAATGTGGGTAGTATTAGGTAAAATAAGGTTTTATAACTGAGCTATATCAGGTGACTGAAGGTTAAAACAGATTGGAGTTTCAGGTGGTGTCGAGGCGTGAGGGCAATGGGGAGATGATGTACCACGTAGAGGGAGAAATCAATGCCATTTACACCAACATACTCGCAAACACCATCTGTCCACACCATCTTCCCACCAGATGATATTAGGCAAGTGATGAGGCATGATCAATAGTCGGTGAACATAACAAGTAGATAAGAGGACACGTGATGAAGGATAATAGATGGAGTGTGATGAGTAAGAATGAGGATGGCAAATGGGTAAGACAATAAGTGATGGTGGTTTCATTGTGGAGCTTGAATATCCAGGAGGCTGGTGTGACAGGTTAAATTAGTGAATGGAGAAAAAGTGATTTTTAATGtatgtgctgctggagtgtgagcaaggtaacgtcTAGGAAGTGAAATTTTGGTTAACCAAATCAGTCctagtggtgggaaggacagtgcctgtactctgaagggtgaggatattacagttCAGAGGGttatctgaattgtgatgtcattACACTCCTAGCAAGATAAATGATGGCAAGTGTTTCCTCTTTCTTGAGTCAGTCTTCCATGGTGGAATATTAATGTGTCCACTTAACATAACTGATAAATCACTAGTACATGAAGCCATTCTGGTTTGTACCAATTCTCTCCCTTCCAGTCCTTGACGTGGGCGTGCCAATCAACCACCAAGAAAGGAAGCAGAAGGGCTTCAACTGTGGCTTCCAGCTGACTTAGTGACATATAACTTATTGAACTGTATAGAGAAAGTGCATTTTTATTAGTTAATCTGTATAGATTATCTTGTTAGTCCTTTTAGATATTGTGATGAATAGAAATATGCTTATCAGAGCAAATATGTtgcaatttaattttttttttatttatcttttGGGCCAAGTATAATGTACATCATAACTAGCTGTTATAGTGGTTGGATAAAGTACTTCTGACATTATCATAAATAAGGAATTTAGGCAATTTAATACATTTCTAACAGTAAAAATTTTACTTGTAGCTCTGATGCCTCACACTTAAAAGATTTAATTTTGCATTTTAACTGATGGCAATACTTGATGCAAATCATAATCAAACAGTTTATAATAAAGGTTTTTGTTTTGTCATGTGATATTCCAAAACTTGCACGTGTTGCTCTCTTGCTCTATTGTACATTCTACCGAGCACCCCAGCTGGAAGCTGAAATATTCTAATTTCCATAGCTGTTTTCCTATATACATGTAGGACATGCTTTACCAcgtattatttatatatacagtggacccctggttatcggGCGGTTCAGTTATCGGCCATTAATTCATTTATCAGCCATTTGGGAGGCGTCCATCCGCCGGCTGGGGCCACTTGCAAGTCAGTTTGACTGGctctgggcgagtgaggaagcttctgctcattcatccaaacattttgctataatccattgctttttgtggttgagtgcaactgcaaaataagcaaccatgggcccaaagaaacacgttacatagtatataaaaacatgcaatgcttatacctggagagagttccaggggtcaacgccccccgtggcccggtctgtgaccaggcctcctggtggatcagagcctgatcaaccaggctgttactgctggctccaCACAAACCactgtacgagccacagcccggctgatcaggaactgactttaggtgcttgtccagtgccagcttgaagactgccaggggtctgttggtaatcccccttatgtatgctgggaggcagttgaacagtctcgggcccctgacacttattgtatggtctcttaacgtgctagtgacacccctgcttttcattggggggatgttgcatcgtctgccaagtcttttgctttcgtagcgagtgattttatatgtgatatttaataataatcacttgtacattaaattttttattttacattaatatagacattttcattaatccattgtatctttttcaaaattatataagaaacacgttataGCATATATAAACATGTAATGTATATTAATAATCACTttgccacattaaatgtcttattttacgttaatatagacattttcataaatccatctatgatattttcaaaattatataagactAACTGTCCTTTTGTTTAGTTTGTTCACTTTCTCTCCTCACTTACCCATTGTCACCATACTTGTAGTACACCATcttccttttccgtttactgtTGCTACCGCTACCGTTGCTACCGTTTACTGTTGCtacccttaagtcaatgtgacctgacctgactaggttgggtgcattggcttaagccggtagcagacttggacctgcctcgcatgggccagtaggccttctgcagtgttccttcgttcttatgttcttaaacaagTTACATatgtagcatataaacatgcaatgtttatatgttatcgagtggagagtgggatggagagtaaacattacgttttctccgATGCAGCGCTAGAGAAAACTGAATCTGGCGACTGGTGCAGTAACCGCCCTTCATATGCATTTGTTTAaaattcttggcatgaattattcattacttctccctttgtttatgatggcatctaaaggtagttgttagagaTGATTAagctcagtgaacatggtaataatatggctgtgtattgTAATATAGTTGTGTAGTGTAGCCTGGGGGAAGGGGGGCCCCACATACATGTACTGTACCTACATTTactgctacctacactgacttcctacaaataaatactactcaccttttgccctacattaagactacaaatattttaaggttaataatgaatgtactgtagcagtaaatgacagattaaagaggtgtgtgcaatgtggaccagggtgcaagcttttgtagacacaccaagctgaaacaagccatatctgcaatatgttcagtgacaaaaccctgtcccacttttGTAGACacaccaagctgaaacaagccatatctgcaatatgttcagtgacaaaaccctgtcccactttagggaaatcttagagagatgccagaaacagacctctatggacagatttgttgtgagacagaggtccagtgactcaagctggtcctagtggcattaaaaggcaaagaagggaagtaaccccagagaaggctttgctacctaaagtctttatagaggtagattccccttccaaacactaactcttccctctttcctcttccctatcttccagaagccagtattatccttcaataaaggtatgtaaaacttacataattgtaaaaaaaaaaaaaaattgaatatttttgtctggaacggattaattgtatttccattaattcttatgggaaatattaattcggttttcgaccatttcggttatcggccgaccttctggaacggattacggccgataattGAGAGTCCACTGTACGTTATATAACAAATTATAATGTGATGAACGCTGTCCTTCATGCAGATTAGAAAAACAGCCATGAAAATGAAATTAGTCATATTTTAACTCCTAGCTGAAGTCTTTGTTAAAATGTGCAACAGGAAGGAAGTCAGAATATATAAGGTAAGATGTCAAGTTAAAGCTAAATGCTGTACTGATGTAGGCCTTCTGGTCCAGGCCAAGGGATTCACTGAAATTAATAAATATAAGCAAGGTTTGGCATAGGCCAAAACAGGGATCCTACAAGGCTTGGTGAATTAGGCAATTATGAAATTATGATTGATCTTGATCTTGGATCAAGAATCCCTCAAATCAGCATGATTCAGTATAAACTTTATGGCATGTTTTACAAACTACATTGGGGGAGGGGAATGGTTGTCATTGTGCTTTGAATGTAATACTCTTAAGAATCACAATTTTATCTTAAAACATAAAATAGCTCTGGGTTTAATTTTATGGGGGGGGGGATAAATGTATATCCAAACTAGTGTATTGTATATGTGACTTCTTGTGCACACACAAGTGTAGATATTGTATATACTGTTATATTTTTGTATAAAAAAATCTACAGCAATAAAATAATACTTGCTTATGTTGtctcatttaaaaataaaaaataaaatcctCTAAATATGTACATGTCAACCTGTAATAAAATTCAGTCATTCTGGCTGGTAAACATGgtataaaacacttaaaaaaaaaaaaaaaaaaaagcactaaacTTGTTTGGATTAGACAAAACAAGCCTTCATTAAATGTTTCACTGAGCTTTATCAGGTTATATGAAGTAAGTACTCATGAAGGCCAACAGTCAGGGTCTAAGAGGAACATTGGGTGACTTAGAGCTGTAGACCAGACTGTGTGCAAGGGAAGCAGATGCAACATATGGTCAGAGAATCTGAGTACAGTATCTACACTAGTAATTTTGTGGGACACTGTTCTAGAATGTTGGCAAGTGGTCTTTTTGAGTGTGCAAAACTTGGATGGTAGCCAGCTTGAGACAGTTTATCCTGTGCCTTATTCTAATACATGAAATGAAAGCAGCAGTTTATCTTAGGTATTTTTAACACAGCTCTACACATGTGCGTGTTCAAGAAATACGTACAGGGTATCCAGTCAGGTCTAGGTTTACATCTTTTGTACATTTTAATGAAACCCCCtttatgcaaagcattttgggcagacaAAAACAATGTACAAACTACCATACTTAGTATACTACTAATGATTATAATACATTAGCAGCAGAAATACCTGACATTAGTAATTGTTTATGACTGTtgcttaaccctttcggggtttttgacgtactagtacggcttacgcaccagggtttttgacgtactagtacgcctaaattctagcgccctcaaatctagtgagagaaagctggtaggcctacatatgaaagaatgggtctatgtgggcagtgtgcgcagtataaaaaaaatcctgcggcacactgtgtaataaaaaaaaaaacgtgtttttggattaaaacagcgactttgcactgtattttcgtatggtatttattcttgtattctagttttcctggtttcattttatagaatggaagacatattacagaaattgagatgattttg from Cherax quadricarinatus isolate ZL_2023a unplaced genomic scaffold, ASM3850222v1 Contig5910, whole genome shotgun sequence encodes:
- the LOC138852258 gene encoding cadherin-like and PC-esterase domain-containing protein 1 isoform X2 (The sequence of the model RefSeq protein was modified relative to this genomic sequence to represent the inferred CDS: added 290 bases not found in genome assembly) codes for the protein MLYSLLQRLNGSLTSWDKTHELRVIRGANHGHTTFAFAYYPKFWLPSNQRPVFDQTLYQLLHRAGPLRNSSDTIVVVGGVHWVAVQHLHMVTTALHREGLQGATVILKTLGAGFHIAAPGVHTVSLRDHSRLLEHSMNLASYAHHRGYQVVDTFNMTAARYRHFLQGKCACHFHQSLTWACQSTTKKGSRRASTVASS
- the LOC138852258 gene encoding cadherin-like and PC-esterase domain-containing protein 1 isoform X1 (The sequence of the model RefSeq protein was modified relative to this genomic sequence to represent the inferred CDS: added 290 bases not found in genome assembly); translation: MLYSLLQRLNGSLTSWDKTHELRVIRGANHGHTTFAFAYYPKFWLPSNQRPVFDQTLYQLLHRAGPLRNSSDTIVVVGGVHWVAVQHLHMVTTALHREGLQGATVILKTLGAGFHIAAPGVHTVSLRDHSRLLEHSMNLASYAHHRGYQVVDTFNMTAARYRHFLQGKCACHFHQVVSRREGNGEMMYHVEGEINAIYTNILANTICPHHLPTR